From Bacillus sp. Marseille-P3661:
TCTTTTAAATCCTGTGATTTCAATCGCCTTAAAAGGGATCCCGCCAGTTCGCTGGACAATTGAACTTTCAAGACCATTCTTTGTTCCAATATATAAAAATTCCGCATTGGGATGATGTTTTTTAACTTCTTTAATAAAAGCTAATGCAGGATAGATATGACCACCTGTACCACCGCCACTAACTAATATTTTCATGGTGATCCCCCCGTTTTAAAAGTAATAAGTATACTAAATGCTGCAATCTTCCTAGAAAGCGCAAACGCCCTGATCACTAGGCGCTGGAGTTTGACAATTACGTACAAAATATATACTTTCTTTAAAAAATATAAACCCTGTTCAGAACAGGGTTATTTAATACCTAGCATAGCGACTTATATTCAATAACACACCGACGGCCATTAACATAAGCGTTAGCGAGGAGCCGCCATAACTTAGAAACGGTAAAGTTATACCTGTTACGGGCATAAGTCCGGTTACAACACCGATATTTATTATAACCTGAATTGCAATCATTGCAATGATTCCTATACCTAAAAAACTACCAAATAAATCAGGTGCACCTAAAGCAATTCTAACTCCTCGCCATAATAATAATGTGAATAATAAAATAACAAATGTACCACCGATAAAACCAAGTTCTTCTGCTAATATCGCAAAAATAAAATCAGTTTGTGGTTCTGGCAAATAGAAAAACTTCTGCCTACTCTGTCCCAACCCTAATCCAAGCAATCCCCCAGGACCGATCGCATATAGAGATTGTATAATTTGGAAACCACTGTTAAGTGGATCTTGCCATGGATCTAAAAACGCAGTAATCCGTTTAATTCGGTATGGTGCCGAAATAATCAAGCCCACAAAACCTGCAACTCCTAATAAACCTAAACCAACAAAATGGCTAATTCTCGCACCAGCTACAAAGATCATTACTACACAAGTCCCTACCATAACAGCACCTGTTCCAAGATCTGGTTGAAGCATGATGAGTGCAAATGCTATAAATACAAGTCCTAATGATGGAACTAATCCTTTTTTAAACGAGGTCACTTTCTTTTGATTTTCGGATAAGAACTTTGCTAAAAAAGCAATCATTGCTAACTTCATAAATTCCGAGGGTTGAATGGAAAATGCACCGATACCTAACCAGCTTTGTGCACCACCACGAACAAGACCAACACC
This genomic window contains:
- the spoVE gene encoding stage V sporulation protein E, which codes for MQNKKSTPDFILILATLALLAVGMIMVYSASAVWANYKFDDSFFFAKRQLLFAGVGVIAMFAIMNVDYWTWRTWSKAILIFCFVLLIVVLIPGVGLVRGGAQSWLGIGAFSIQPSEFMKLAMIAFLAKFLSENQKKVTSFKKGLVPSLGLVFIAFALIMLQPDLGTGAVMVGTCVVMIFVAGARISHFVGLGLLGVAGFVGLIISAPYRIKRITAFLDPWQDPLNSGFQIIQSLYAIGPGGLLGLGLGQSRQKFFYLPEPQTDFIFAILAEELGFIGGTFVILLFTLLLWRGVRIALGAPDLFGSFLGIGIIAMIAIQVIINIGVVTGLMPVTGITLPFLSYGGSSLTLMLMAVGVLLNISRYARY